GGGTGCTATGGgaacccctttttttttttttccaggttcaTAATTTATTGTACAAATTGAGTATCACATGATGAGTTGACATTAGCTTCTTCAGGCATGGGAACTTAACAGATAATGTACAGTTCAGAATCTGTTTATGTTGCTTTCACAGCTGGAGTTTTTTTAGACCTTAACTTGAAGTATAAGACTATCAAAGCAACACTTCCATATGTGGCCAGCACACAATTCATTCTCCCTGTGAGAGTGTAAGAgttgaaatattttttgataCCAGTGAAATGGAACTGGGCATCAGCTTCTGGACCTGCCATGATTTCAATCTTTCAAGGGGTTCAAACTCCACAGCCTATGTCCTTCACCGTACGCTGCTGCCCCTCGACCCCACCAGAAGACACCCTATGGGAACCTCTTAATGCATAAACGTCCTCCTAATCCAGAGGCCCCGGATCCAGCTGTGGTCTGTTTATGAGACTGATTTTGTCTGGTTTCTCTGCTTAGCAGCGCAAGACCCCCCAGGACTCTAGGGTGAGTCCAATGAGAAAGTGGACAGAACCCTTCTCAAGGCCACACTGCTCCTTCCTCATCTTTGTTGGAAATGAGAATCTGCACTCACTCAGCAGCTGTCATGGCCTGAACATGCTGTCCATTTTTAGATCTTGAAGCTTCGTTACGATGCTAGGAGGCCTGCTTGAAGATGGCTGCCATCTTGGCCACACGACACAGTGAGGGTTTGGCTGTTTCCTGCTTCTAAGCCTTGGACGTGGGGCACTCCATCAACTGGATCCTTAATGGTTCTGCCCTGGGAGGGTCATGGCACAGGATGCGCAGGATGAGGGAACCAGCTCTTGTGAGGAATGAGAAGCACATTGGTCCTATAAAGGAGGCTGGGTCCCCAAAGACGCCGAGGCCTCACACTCTCCAATCCTTTCtacagcttcctgatgggaacaTAGCTGTCGGTGTGATGCAGTTTCCTTCTATGGAGAAGGGAGCTGACATgggcttcctccccaccccctgggtTGTTGAAGGCGGGAATTAGATGCTCACCCA
Above is a genomic segment from Dama dama isolate Ldn47 chromosome 2, ASM3311817v1, whole genome shotgun sequence containing:
- the LOC133066459 gene encoding ATP synthase membrane subunit K, mitochondrial-like — protein: MAGPEADAQFHFTGIKKYFNSYTLTGRMNCVLATYGSVALIVLYFKLRSKKTPAVKAT